A genomic segment from Candidatus Neomarinimicrobiota bacterium encodes:
- a CDS encoding Spy/CpxP family protein refolding chaperone — protein sequence MKKMMIYIAVILVPGILAAQPPGMMGGKMMKQRREKMEMLRIWKMTDELELTEKQAEKFFPRLRSEDGKIEELENERQTIFRELHQSVKESKINAKELDAKIDKVAGIETAIIRKRAEFLRGMDGILSTEQRAKFMVFRHRFKARMMDMMQEAHRRRPGKNKRNNR from the coding sequence ATGAAAAAAATGATGATTTATATTGCGGTTATATTAGTTCCGGGAATTCTTGCCGCCCAACCCCCCGGAATGATGGGTGGAAAGATGATGAAGCAGAGACGGGAAAAAATGGAGATGCTCCGTATCTGGAAGATGACGGATGAATTAGAATTGACCGAGAAACAGGCGGAAAAGTTTTTTCCGAGATTACGCAGTGAGGACGGTAAAATAGAAGAGTTGGAGAACGAAAGGCAGACGATCTTCCGGGAGCTTCATCAGAGTGTGAAGGAAAGTAAGATAAATGCGAAAGAGCTCGATGCGAAGATCGATAAGGTTGCGGGAATTGAGACCGCGATAATTAGAAAGCGCGCTGAATTCTTAAGGGGAATGGATGGAATTCTTTCCACAGAACAACGCGCGAAATTTATGGTTTTCCGGCACCGGTTTAAAGCGCGTATGATGGATATGATGCAGGAAGCTCATAGGCGGAGACCGGGAAAAAACAAGAGAAACAATAGATAG
- a CDS encoding sigma-70 family RNA polymerase sigma factor, which yields MGDDIPEEQDQKKEREFNEIVLKYSPRIYKNVRGMVGNHEDTDDIIQETFLKAYKNIKSFKGEADVGTWLMRIALNIVFSRSRRKKIFSSVSLEDYSNRLIANEKSPEERIVEAERRRIVREGLSNLPEKQRAVFVLRMYDDMSFREISEIMGTSESASRANFHQALNKLKLIAAEQS from the coding sequence ATGGGTGATGATATACCTGAGGAGCAAGACCAGAAAAAGGAAAGGGAATTTAATGAGATCGTACTTAAATATTCTCCGAGAATTTACAAAAACGTCAGAGGAATGGTTGGGAATCATGAAGACACAGACGATATTATACAGGAGACGTTTCTGAAAGCATACAAGAACATAAAGAGTTTCAAGGGAGAAGCGGATGTCGGAACGTGGCTGATGCGGATTGCGCTGAACATCGTTTTCAGCAGATCGAGGCGCAAAAAAATATTCAGCAGCGTTTCTTTAGAGGATTATTCGAATCGTCTCATAGCGAACGAAAAATCGCCGGAGGAGAGAATCGTCGAGGCAGAACGGCGAAGGATCGTACGGGAAGGCTTGAGCAATTTGCCGGAAAAACAGAGGGCGGTATTTGTCCTGAGGATGTACGACGACATGTCGTTCAGGGAGATATCGGAGATTATGGGAACGAGCGAGAGCGCTTCGAGGGCAAATTTCCATCAGGCATTGAACAAACTGAAGCTGATAGCGGCGGAGCAGAGCTGA
- the nadC gene encoding carboxylating nicotinate-nucleotide diphosphorylase, with protein MEEVEELIERALKEDIGDGDLTTEIVLHEPRFSKASIISKEDGVLAGIEIAESVFRSIDDTLEIESFLEDGERFEKEAVLMRVKGNGSSMLTAERCALNFLGRLSGIASYTDKFVKAVENTDAVILDTRKTTPTLRSIEKYAVRAGGGSNHRMGLFDHILVKDNHAIWAGGVSKAVSNVLRAIGKNRELIEVIVEVKKREEVKEAMVRGVNRILLDNMTPEEVKEIRIDVPESWKIEVSGGVNLENVRAFAEAGVNFISIGALTHSPKTIDLSMLMDEV; from the coding sequence ATGGAGGAAGTCGAAGAGCTCATAGAAAGGGCTTTAAAAGAGGACATCGGTGACGGTGACCTCACGACAGAAATAGTCCTTCACGAGCCGAGATTTTCGAAAGCGTCTATTATTTCAAAAGAGGACGGAGTGCTTGCCGGTATTGAGATAGCGGAATCGGTATTTCGCAGTATCGACGACACTCTTGAAATAGAATCCTTTCTTGAAGATGGAGAGAGGTTTGAGAAAGAGGCTGTCCTGATGCGGGTAAAGGGGAATGGAAGTTCGATGCTCACGGCGGAAAGGTGCGCGTTGAATTTCCTCGGAAGGTTGAGCGGGATAGCCTCGTATACCGACAAATTCGTGAAAGCGGTTGAAAATACCGATGCGGTAATACTCGATACGCGGAAGACTACGCCTACTCTCAGAAGCATAGAAAAATATGCCGTGAGAGCCGGCGGGGGATCTAACCACAGAATGGGATTATTCGATCACATTCTTGTAAAGGATAATCACGCCATCTGGGCCGGCGGAGTGAGCAAGGCGGTCAGCAACGTCCTCAGGGCGATAGGCAAAAACAGAGAGTTAATCGAAGTGATAGTGGAAGTAAAAAAGAGGGAAGAGGTAAAGGAAGCCATGGTCAGAGGCGTTAACCGGATACTTCTTGATAATATGACTCCTGAAGAGGTGAAAGAGATAAGAATCGATGTTCCCGAATCATGGAAAATTGAAGTCTCCGGAGGTGTAAACCTGGAGAACGTCCGGGCTTTTGCCGAAGCTGGAGTGAACTTCATCTCAATAGGCGCTTTGACACATTCGCCGAAAACTATCGATCTGTCGATGCTGATGGATGAGGTATAG
- a CDS encoding alanine--glyoxylate aminotransferase family protein, whose amino-acid sequence MLGPTIGHRSKEMSVLYEKIVGGIARILNTGGRVYLSSSTATGLMEAAIRNVVRKRCLNLICGSFGKLWHDIALSCGKEAVALEVEWGKAIKPEMVEEALSKGDYDAVCVTHNETSTGVINDLREIAEVVNGRDDVALLVDAVSSMVGTELEVDEWKLDVCFASVQKAWALPPGFAVATVSERALERSKEAVNKGYYLDFMVFEKYHKRSQTLSTASIPHMYALSMQIDDIIEEGLENRFERHRAMADKVRGWAGKHFDLFSEEGFRSPTITCIKNNQGIDVSRFIAKLSEKGYAIANGYGKLKEETFRIAHMGDVTPDDIDELITVLDSTLEELQ is encoded by the coding sequence ATGCTGGGACCTACGATAGGCCATCGTTCAAAGGAAATGTCGGTGTTGTATGAGAAGATAGTCGGGGGGATCGCCCGGATATTGAATACCGGCGGCAGGGTTTATCTCTCTTCCTCGACGGCTACGGGTCTTATGGAAGCGGCGATACGGAACGTTGTCAGGAAAAGATGTTTGAATCTTATCTGCGGAAGTTTCGGAAAGCTGTGGCACGACATAGCATTAAGCTGCGGGAAAGAAGCGGTTGCTTTAGAAGTGGAATGGGGAAAGGCAATAAAACCCGAGATGGTTGAGGAGGCTCTTTCAAAAGGCGATTACGATGCCGTTTGCGTCACTCACAACGAAACTTCCACCGGCGTGATAAACGATCTCAGGGAAATCGCAGAGGTCGTAAACGGTCGAGATGACGTTGCATTGCTCGTGGATGCCGTTTCTTCGATGGTTGGAACGGAATTAGAAGTAGATGAATGGAAGCTGGACGTCTGTTTTGCCAGCGTACAGAAAGCGTGGGCGCTTCCCCCCGGGTTTGCAGTAGCCACGGTTTCGGAGAGAGCGCTTGAACGCTCGAAAGAAGCTGTAAATAAGGGATATTATCTTGATTTCATGGTTTTTGAAAAATATCACAAACGCTCCCAGACGCTGTCCACAGCCTCAATACCTCACATGTACGCTCTTTCGATGCAGATAGATGATATTATTGAGGAAGGGTTGGAGAACAGATTTGAAAGACACCGGGCAATGGCTGACAAAGTGAGAGGATGGGCTGGAAAGCACTTCGATCTCTTCTCTGAGGAAGGATTCCGTTCACCGACCATAACATGTATTAAAAATAATCAGGGAATTGACGTATCAAGGTTCATAGCGAAATTAAGCGAAAAGGGATACGCTATCGCGAACGGTTATGGAAAGTTAAAAGAGGAAACTTTCAGGATAGCGCACATGGGCGACGTAACTCCCGACGATATTGACGAGTTGATAACGGTTCTCGATTCCACCTTAGAAGAGCTGCAATGA
- a CDS encoding HAD-IB family phosphatase, with protein sequence MIKNVIFDCDSTVTHAEGIDLLADMNNVWEEVSSLTRVSMESSSLSIDTYERRLQLVNPTLEQVQDLGDLYIANLSRDAKEVVNLLSEAGRNVFMVTGALQPAVNYLAHYLGIDYKNVFSVEIYFNQAGEYEGFDKSSPLVAKGGKSRVVKQIKENHGSSVLIGDGSNDIEAIGEVDLFIGYGGAVKRKKVLDASEIYIECNSFAPLIPLLMEENELEQYTKGTFRELIERGIALLSDSVVKRV encoded by the coding sequence ATGATAAAGAATGTAATATTTGATTGTGACAGTACTGTTACCCACGCGGAAGGAATCGATCTTCTTGCCGATATGAACAACGTTTGGGAAGAAGTATCATCCCTGACCCGTGTGTCGATGGAGAGTTCTTCTCTATCGATTGACACTTATGAGAGACGGCTTCAACTTGTGAATCCCACACTCGAACAGGTACAGGATCTCGGGGATCTATATATCGCAAACCTGTCGAGGGACGCTAAAGAGGTGGTCAACCTGCTCAGTGAAGCGGGTAGGAACGTATTTATGGTCACGGGAGCTCTACAGCCGGCTGTCAACTATTTAGCGCATTATCTCGGGATAGACTACAAAAACGTATTTTCCGTAGAAATATACTTCAATCAGGCGGGAGAATACGAAGGGTTCGATAAGTCCTCTCCGTTGGTTGCCAAAGGAGGAAAAAGCAGGGTGGTAAAGCAGATAAAAGAAAATCACGGTTCATCGGTGCTCATAGGCGATGGATCAAATGATATAGAGGCGATTGGCGAGGTCGATCTGTTTATCGGATACGGGGGAGCCGTAAAGAGAAAAAAGGTACTTGACGCATCCGAAATCTACATTGAGTGCAACAGTTTCGCGCCGTTAATCCCGCTTTTGATGGAAGAGAACGAATTGGAGCAATATACAAAGGGAACTTTCAGGGAGTTGATAGAACGTGGAATCGCCCTACTTTCCGACAGCGTAGTGAAAAGGGTGTGA